A region of Emys orbicularis isolate rEmyOrb1 chromosome 20, rEmyOrb1.hap1, whole genome shotgun sequence DNA encodes the following proteins:
- the LOC135892595 gene encoding small proline-rich protein 2H-like: MSYQHQQQCKQTCLPPPVCPPPQCQEPCPPPKCPEPCPPPKCPEPCPPPQCQEPCPPPQCPEPSPPPKCPEPCPPPQCPEPCPPPQCPEPCPPPQCQEPCPPPQCPEPCPPPQCQEPCLPPQCQVPCPPPQCQEPCPPPHCQEPCPPPHCQEPCRPPKCPSPKCPPMQKYN; the protein is encoded by the coding sequence ATGTCTTACCAACATCAGCAGCAGTGTAAGCAAACCTGCCTGCCACCACCAGTGTGTCCTCCACCACAGTGTCAGGAGCCGTGCCCCCCACCGAAATGCCCGGAGCCGTGTCCTCCACCCAAGTGCCCGGAGCCGTGTCCTCCACCCCAGTGCCAGGAGCCGTGTCCTCCACCCCAGTGCCCGGAGCCGTCTCCTCCACCCAAGTGCCCGGAgccgtgccccccaccccagtgcccggAGCCGTGTCCTCCACCCCAGTGCCCGGAGCCGTGTCCTCCACCCCAGTGCCAGGAGCCGTGTCCTCCACCACAGTGCCCGGAGCCGTGTCCTCCACCACAGTGCCAGGAGCCGTGTCTTCCACCCCAGTGCCAGGTGCCGTGTCCTCCACCCCAGTGCCAGGAGCCGTGTCCTCCACCCCACTGCCAGGAGCCGTGTCCTCCACCCCACTGCCAGGAGCCGTGCAGGCCACCAAAATGCCCTTCACCTAAGTGCCCGCCTATGCAGAAGTACAACTGA
- the LOC135892594 gene encoding uncharacterized protein LOC135892594, with amino-acid sequence MSLHQDQQQCKQGITLPPALCKEECPEIVPCPEPVKCPEPIPCCPVKPPCKEPPVPIPTPCPEPIPCPQEKQQCKLPPVPVPLPHPEPIPCSPEKPPCKERPFPIPTPCPEPIPCPQEKQQCKLPPVPVPLPHPEPIPCSPEKPPCKERPFPIPTPCPEPIPCPQEKQQCKLPPVPVPLPHPEPIPCSPEKPPCKEPPFPHPLPRPEPIPYCPEKPPCKEPKVPVPLPHPEPIPYCPEKPPCKQPPFPVPLPHPEPIPCPQQKQQSKLPPVPVPTPCPEPIPCSPVKPPCKEPPAPVTPPCPEPVKCPPCVKTCPPIEQQQCKQQCQLPPNWK; translated from the coding sequence ATGTCTCTTCACCAAGACCAGCAGCAATGCAAGCAAGGCATCACCCTGCCGCCGGCACTCTGTAAGGAAGAATGCCCAGAAATTGTGCCGTGTCCAGAGCCGGTGAAATGCCCTGAGCCAATACCATGTTGTCCAGTGAAGCCACCATGCAAGGAACCACCAGTCCCAATTCCTACTCCATGCCCTGAGCCAATACCATGTCCTCAGGAGAAGCAACAGTGCAAGCTGCCACCAGTCCCAGTTCCTCTTCCACACCCTGAGCCAATACCGTGTTCTCCAGAGAAACCACCATGCAAGGAACGCCCATTCCCAATTCCTACTCCATGCCCTGAGCCAATACCATGTCCTCAGGAGAAGCAACAGTGCAAGCTGCCACCAGTCCCAGTTCCTCTTCCACACCCTGAGCCAATACCGTGTTCTCCAGAGAAACCACCATGCAAGGAACGCCCATTCCCAATTCCTACTCCATGCCCTGAGCCAATACCATGTCCTCAGGAGAAGCAACAGTGCAAGCTGCCACCAGTCCCAGTTCCTCTTCCACACCCTGAGCCAATACCATGTTCTCCAGAGAAACCACCATGCAAGGAACCCCCATTCCCACATCCTCTTCCACGCCCTGAGCCAATACCTTATTGTCCAGAAAAGCCGCCATGCAAGGAACCAAAAGTCCCAGTTCCTCTTCCACACCCTGAGCCAATACCTTATTGTCCAGAGAAGCCACCATGCAAGCAACCACCATTCCCAGTTCCTCTTCCACACCCTGAGCCAATACCATGTCCTCAACAGAAGCAGCAGAGCAAGTTGCCACCAGTCCCAGTTCCTACTCCATGCCCTGAGCCAATACCTTGTTCTCCAGTGAAGCCGCCATGCAAGGAACCACCAGCCCCCGTTACTCCTCCATGCCCCGAGCCAGTGAAATGCCCACCTTGTGTGAAGACGTGCCCACCCATTGAACAGCAACAATGCAAGCAGCAATGCCAGTTGCCACCCAATTGGAAGTAA
- the LOC135892593 gene encoding uncharacterized protein LOC135892593 — translation MSLHQDQQQCKQGITLPPALCKEECPEIVPCPEPVKCPEPIPCCPVKPPCKEPPVPIPTPCPEPIPCPQEKQQCKLPPVPVPLPHPEPIPCSPEKPPCKERPFPIPTPCPEPIPYCPEKPPCKEPKVPHPLPHPEPIPCPQQKQQCKLPPVPVPLPHPEPIPCSPEKPPCKEPPFPHPIPHPEPIPYCPEEKPPCKEPPFPFPLPHPEPIPCPQQKQQSKLPPVPVPTPCPEPIPCSPEKPPCKEPPVPVPTPCPEPIPCSPEKPPCKEPPAPVTPPCPEPVKCPPCVKTCPPIEQQQCKQQCQLPPNWK, via the exons ATGTCTCTTCACCAAGACCAGCAGCAATGCAAGCAAGGCATCACCCTGCCGCCGGCACTCTGTAAGGAAGAATGCCCAGAAATTGTGCCGTGTCCAGAGCCGGTGAAATGCCCTGAGCCAATACCATGTTGTCCAGTGAAGCCACCATGCAAGGAACCACCAGTCCCAATTCCTACTCCATGCCCTGAGCCAATACCATGTCCTCAGGAGAAGCAACAGTGCAAGCTGCCACCAGTCCCAGTTCCTCTTCCACACCCTGAGCCAATACCATGTTCTCCAGAGAAACCACCATGCAAGGAACGCCCATTCCCAATTCCTACTCCATGCCCTGAGCCAATACCTTATTGTCCAGAAAAGCCACCATGCAAGGAACCAAAAGTCCCACATCCTCTTCCACACCCTGAGCCAATACCATGTCCTCAACAGAAGCAACAGTGCAAGTTGCCACCAGTCCCAGTTCCTCTTCCACACCCTGAGCCAATACCATGTTCTCCAGAGAAGCCACCATGCAAGGAACCACCATTCCCACATCCTATTCCACACCCTGAGCCAATACCTTATTGTCCAGA AGAGAAGCCACCATGCAAGGAACCACCATTCCCATTTCCTCTTCCACACCCTGAGCCAATACCATGTCCTCAACAGAAGCAGCAGAGCAAGTTGCCACCAGTCCCAGTTCCTACTCCATGCCCTGAGCCAATACCATGTTCTCCAGAGAAGCCGCCATGCAAGGAACCACCAGTCCCAGTTCCTACTCCATGCCCTGAGCCAATACCTTGTTCTCCAGAGAAGCCGCCATGCAAGGAACCACCAGCCCCCGTTACTCCTCCATGCCCCGAGCCAGTGAAATGCCCACCTTGTGTGAAGACGTGCCCACCCATTGAACAGCAACAATGCAAGCAGCAATGCCAGTTGCCACCCAATTGGAAGTAA